The Beijerinckiaceae bacterium RH AL1 genome has a segment encoding these proteins:
- the lcfA gene encoding Long-chain-fatty-acid--CoA ligase (ID:RHAL1_00578;~source:Prodigal:2.6): MTKSMAIGDERSAPAPAAGLTIWAKTAPELLARAAKLHGSRPAINFLGRRWTYAEVADAAEHVAAGLQARGIGKGDRVGLCLPNTPFFVVAYYAALRIGAIVVNYNPLYVERELEHQIKDSGTKLMFVIDVPDVHNKIVAVAARAGLETIVLCPLAEALPATKGALYKLLKRKAIAKAPADGRHITYASLLATKAAPTPVDIAADDIAVLQYTGGTTGVPKGAMLTHANIVANCAQNVAFDPERKMGQERVLGVLPLFHVFAMTVVMNYAVEIAAEMVLLPRYELATTLKTLLKTKPTVFPAVPTIYAAIAKLAAKEKRDLSSIELCISGGAPLPAEVAEQFRALTGAKLVEGYGLTETSPCVSCNSRHGASKDGSVGRPLPGTIVEIRDPITRALMPTGEKGEVVVRGPQVMKGYWNRPEATADVLDEHGLRTGDIGILDSEGYLFIVDRIKDVILCGGYNVYPRVIEDALYQHPAVAEAVVVGIPDSYRGQAPKAFVTLRPGSSATPDELQTFLKDYVSKIELPKQIEIRDALPKTAVGKLSKKELVAEESAKAPAAAA, from the coding sequence ATGACGAAGTCGATGGCAATCGGGGACGAGCGCTCTGCGCCGGCGCCTGCCGCCGGGCTGACGATCTGGGCGAAGACGGCGCCCGAGCTGCTGGCCCGCGCCGCGAAGCTGCACGGCAGCCGCCCGGCCATCAACTTCCTGGGACGCCGCTGGACCTACGCCGAGGTGGCCGACGCCGCCGAGCACGTCGCCGCCGGCCTGCAGGCGCGCGGCATCGGCAAGGGCGACCGCGTCGGGCTCTGCCTGCCCAACACGCCGTTCTTCGTCGTCGCCTACTATGCGGCGCTGCGGATTGGCGCCATCGTCGTCAACTACAACCCGCTCTACGTCGAGCGCGAGCTCGAGCACCAGATCAAGGACTCCGGCACCAAGCTGATGTTCGTGATCGACGTGCCCGACGTGCACAACAAGATCGTCGCCGTCGCCGCGCGCGCCGGCCTCGAGACCATCGTGCTCTGCCCGCTCGCCGAGGCGCTGCCGGCGACCAAGGGCGCGCTCTACAAGCTGCTGAAGCGCAAGGCGATCGCCAAGGCGCCGGCCGATGGCCGCCACATCACGTATGCGTCGCTGCTCGCCACCAAGGCGGCGCCGACGCCGGTCGACATCGCTGCCGACGACATCGCCGTGCTGCAGTACACCGGCGGCACGACCGGCGTGCCGAAGGGCGCGATGCTGACCCATGCCAACATCGTCGCCAACTGTGCGCAGAACGTCGCGTTCGACCCCGAACGCAAGATGGGACAGGAGCGCGTGCTCGGCGTGCTGCCGCTGTTCCACGTCTTCGCGATGACGGTGGTGATGAACTACGCGGTCGAGATCGCCGCCGAGATGGTGCTGCTGCCGCGCTACGAACTCGCGACGACGCTGAAGACGCTGCTGAAGACGAAGCCGACCGTCTTCCCCGCCGTGCCGACGATCTATGCGGCGATCGCCAAGCTGGCGGCGAAGGAGAAGCGCGATCTCTCCAGCATCGAGCTCTGCATCTCCGGCGGCGCGCCGCTGCCGGCCGAGGTCGCCGAGCAGTTCCGGGCGCTGACCGGCGCGAAGCTCGTCGAAGGCTACGGCCTCACCGAGACGTCGCCCTGCGTCTCCTGCAACTCGCGCCACGGCGCCTCGAAGGACGGCTCGGTCGGCCGCCCGTTGCCCGGCACGATCGTCGAGATCCGCGATCCGATCACCCGCGCGCTTATGCCGACCGGCGAGAAGGGCGAGGTCGTCGTGCGCGGCCCGCAGGTGATGAAGGGCTACTGGAACCGGCCCGAGGCCACCGCCGACGTGCTCGACGAGCATGGTCTTCGCACCGGCGACATCGGCATCCTCGATTCCGAGGGCTACCTGTTCATCGTCGACCGCATCAAGGACGTGATCCTCTGCGGCGGCTACAACGTCTATCCGCGCGTCATCGAGGACGCGCTCTACCAGCACCCCGCCGTCGCCGAGGCGGTCGTCGTCGGTATCCCCGATTCCTACCGCGGCCAGGCGCCGAAGGCCTTCGTCACGCTGCGGCCCGGCAGCAGTGCGACGCCCGACGAGCTGCAGACCTTCCTGAAGGACTACGTCTCGAAGATCGAGCTGCCGAAGCAGATCGAGATCCGCGACGCGCTGCCGAAGACGGCGGTCGGCAAGCTCTCCAAGAAGGAGCTGGTCGCCGAGGAGAGCGCGAAGGCGCCGGCGGCCGCAGCCTGA
- a CDS encoding Beta-ketoadipate enol-lactone hydrolase (source:Prodigal:2.6;~ID:RHAL1_00579), whose translation MLMIVAWILLWLVVALALLGGGLAAFAAWTAARIEKAVPPIGSFIEVDGTRLHYLDEGEGQPIVLVHGLAAQMQHLTYGLREALKGKYRVIFVDRPGSGYSERRPGASARLPAQGDMIAALIRKLGLQRPLVVGHSLGGAVALATALDHPDCVGALALVAPLTRSQEDVPEALSRLAVPSPARRQLVAWTLAVPMTIIGGPASLAQVFAPDSIPADFGTRGGGLLGVRPKAFYAASSDMVAVIDDLDDMAARYSGLRMPVGILYGTADRILNLEVQGKPMVDLVPGLVLDVVENGGHMLPITATERTVRFIDEMAGRIDRAAPATASPAGA comes from the coding sequence ATGCTCATGATCGTCGCCTGGATCCTCCTCTGGCTCGTCGTCGCGCTGGCCCTGCTCGGGGGCGGCCTCGCCGCCTTCGCGGCCTGGACCGCCGCCCGCATCGAGAAGGCGGTGCCGCCGATCGGCTCGTTCATCGAGGTCGACGGCACGCGGCTGCACTATCTCGACGAGGGCGAGGGCCAGCCGATCGTGCTCGTGCACGGTCTCGCCGCCCAGATGCAGCACCTCACCTACGGCCTGCGCGAGGCGCTGAAGGGCAAGTACCGCGTCATCTTCGTCGATCGGCCCGGGTCCGGCTATTCCGAGCGGCGGCCCGGCGCCTCGGCGAGGCTGCCGGCGCAGGGCGACATGATCGCGGCGCTCATCCGCAAGCTCGGGCTGCAGCGCCCGCTTGTCGTCGGCCATTCGCTCGGCGGCGCCGTGGCGCTCGCGACCGCGCTCGACCATCCCGACTGCGTCGGCGCGCTGGCGCTGGTCGCGCCGCTCACCCGCAGCCAGGAGGACGTGCCCGAAGCGCTGTCGCGGCTTGCCGTCCCCTCGCCGGCCCGGCGCCAGCTCGTCGCCTGGACGCTCGCCGTGCCGATGACGATCATCGGCGGCCCGGCCTCGCTCGCCCAGGTGTTCGCGCCCGACTCCATCCCGGCCGACTTCGGCACCCGCGGCGGCGGCCTGCTCGGCGTGCGCCCCAAGGCTTTTTACGCCGCCTCCTCCGACATGGTGGCGGTGATCGACGATCTCGACGACATGGCGGCGCGCTACTCCGGCCTGCGCATGCCGGTCGGCATCCTCTACGGGACGGCCGACCGCATCCTGAACCTCGAGGTGCAGGGCAAGCCGATGGTCGACCTGGTGCCGGGCCTCGTGCTCGACGTCGTGGAGAACGGCGGCCACATGCTGCCGATCACCGCGACGGAGCGCACCGTCCGCTTCATCGACGAGATGGCGGGACGCATCGACCGCGCCGCGCCCGCAACGGCGAGCCCGGCTGGCGCGTGA
- a CDS encoding Sugar transporter (ID:RHAL1_00580;~source:Prodigal:2.6) — protein sequence MLSRRRPRSLGARAFALAGGVAIGVLALAGCSTVPSPGPSRNAVIDQGSQANAPYLLVPISDFAIQRLSRFPGPSLYGKFGDYRPALEQTVGVGDTLTVTIFEAAGGGLFSQPVSSDQQTGSHTAELPQQVVQQDGSITVPYAGRVNVDGKTTPQIEKEIVAKLTGKAIEPQVVVSLSKNVATSATVTGEVNSAARVPLSARGDRLLDVIADAGGIRAPAYESFIDLMRGGKTVRVPYQTLINTPKENIYARPGDTITVVRYPLTFTAVGATLYNAVVQFDAVGISLEEAIGKAQGLVDERADPEGVFVLRYEPVAIARGYPGITPAQAALNLVPVVYLINMREPQSLFRARRFAVHDKDIIYVSNSPFSDLQKLFNLVSALEAPVGQGLVAQQIIRSNTINSASGVISAQAPAQAAPSTPVVPAAAPAAQ from the coding sequence ATGTTGTCTCGCCGACGGCCCCGAAGCCTCGGAGCGCGAGCGTTTGCGCTGGCCGGGGGCGTCGCGATCGGGGTGCTCGCGCTCGCCGGCTGCTCGACGGTGCCCTCGCCCGGCCCCTCGCGCAATGCGGTGATCGACCAGGGCTCCCAGGCTAACGCGCCCTACCTGCTGGTGCCGATCTCCGATTTCGCGATCCAGCGCCTCTCCAGGTTCCCGGGGCCGAGCCTCTACGGCAAGTTCGGCGACTACCGGCCGGCGCTCGAGCAGACGGTCGGCGTCGGCGACACGCTCACCGTGACGATCTTCGAGGCAGCCGGCGGCGGCCTGTTCTCGCAGCCGGTCTCCTCGGACCAGCAGACAGGCTCCCACACCGCCGAGCTGCCGCAGCAGGTGGTGCAGCAGGACGGCTCGATCACCGTGCCCTACGCCGGCCGCGTCAACGTCGACGGCAAGACGACGCCGCAGATCGAGAAGGAGATCGTCGCGAAGCTGACCGGCAAGGCGATCGAGCCGCAGGTCGTCGTCTCGCTGTCGAAGAACGTGGCGACGAGCGCGACGGTGACCGGCGAGGTCAACAGCGCCGCCCGCGTGCCGCTCTCGGCGCGCGGCGACCGCCTGCTCGACGTCATCGCCGATGCCGGCGGCATCCGCGCCCCGGCGTACGAAAGCTTCATCGACCTGATGCGCGGCGGCAAGACGGTGCGCGTGCCCTACCAGACGCTCATCAACACGCCGAAGGAGAACATCTACGCGCGGCCGGGCGACACGATCACCGTCGTGCGCTACCCCCTCACTTTCACCGCGGTCGGCGCGACGCTCTACAACGCGGTCGTGCAGTTCGACGCCGTCGGCATCTCGCTCGAGGAGGCCATCGGCAAGGCGCAGGGCCTCGTCGACGAGCGCGCCGATCCCGAGGGCGTCTTCGTGCTGCGCTACGAGCCGGTGGCGATCGCCCGCGGCTACCCCGGCATCACGCCGGCCCAGGCGGCGCTGAACCTCGTGCCGGTCGTCTATCTCATCAACATGCGCGAGCCGCAGTCGCTGTTCCGCGCCCGCCGCTTCGCGGTGCACGACAAGGACATCATCTACGTCTCGAACTCGCCGTTCAGCGACCTGCAGAAGCTGTTCAACCTGGTCTCGGCGCTCGAGGCACCGGTCGGGCAGGGCCTCGTGGCGCAGCAGATCATCCGCTCGAACACGATCAACTCGGCGAGCGGCGTGATCAGCGCGCAGGCCCCGGCCCAGGCGGCGCCCTCGACGCCGGTGGTGCCGGCCGCGGCTCCGGCCGCGCAGTAG
- a CDS encoding hypothetical protein (ID:RHAL1_00581;~conserved protein of unknown function;~source:Prodigal:2.6): protein MTDQAQTRARPTLLRRIWRAWTRLVKLLSTALFGTLLFAVGLLFFNYVVVATPKDHAYRNLDPAAPVCVEGLAHGWTAIADRGLDALGAGAAMEGDGWHDLTDDETAVVAADPSFKTKLRCAVQRHIIPARAAGGTPIDFTLGFLEFKEDGEPYALVADDAGHDTAIDSAMLKHAMEAAMHVNGGTMAQVHPVISQLDALQQRLRTGANYVLVFIHGWRHSAAIGDQNVADARLYAAHAARFLALRCKTLGRDCATHVTAIFVGWRGARVDEPALKQAFGDSLGGVFGSVAAGSTLFDRKPVAEAIAPAAVSALRSIEGVLAAGDPRNRMIVIGHSLGGDMLATGLKDDLLRAVDRHQAGTPMRPVLGSLVVLVNPAAEARKWTDIQREIFVREAELGRRPAPQQPGDPVTGFFPALQRPSVVSVTSALSFPPGGLRPGDCAWIGLDVDDQFKRARELIRIGLAHTDDMFTTGVDYDFATHDLFPTFKLDFRPAAAYLDRVAARLEHRQPSGESCKAYPPPGAAAALTTLPIRALSSLAATLPFQASAVEDTHTIGNLDPPRPPAGVLADAVPSAAPFGTTHEMLGLQTFGAEHHNPYATLADAPLDCPATDGWLVRARAARADQDGLFWDSASLAPTAAGGAGQGMPAVRILHGLPLAGSAPITGANDPFWNIRAFDNALSRHDGYRLSSFICAINALVMDDITPDRPALRVMSSPAHQPGSAVLN from the coding sequence ATGACTGACCAGGCGCAGACGCGCGCGCGACCAACGCTGCTTCGCCGCATCTGGCGCGCCTGGACGCGCCTCGTGAAGCTCCTCTCCACCGCGCTCTTCGGCACGCTGCTCTTCGCCGTCGGTCTGCTGTTCTTCAACTACGTCGTCGTCGCGACCCCGAAGGACCACGCCTACCGCAACCTCGATCCGGCGGCGCCGGTCTGCGTGGAGGGACTCGCGCACGGATGGACGGCGATCGCCGATCGCGGGCTCGACGCGCTCGGCGCCGGGGCGGCGATGGAGGGCGACGGCTGGCACGACCTCACCGACGACGAGACGGCCGTCGTCGCCGCCGACCCGTCCTTCAAGACCAAGCTGCGCTGCGCGGTCCAGCGCCACATCATCCCCGCGCGTGCCGCCGGCGGCACGCCGATCGACTTCACGCTCGGCTTCCTCGAGTTCAAGGAGGACGGCGAGCCCTACGCCCTCGTCGCCGACGATGCCGGCCACGACACCGCGATCGACTCGGCGATGCTGAAGCATGCGATGGAAGCCGCGATGCACGTCAACGGCGGCACCATGGCGCAGGTGCATCCGGTGATCAGCCAGCTCGACGCGCTGCAGCAGCGGCTGCGCACCGGCGCCAACTACGTGCTGGTGTTCATCCACGGCTGGCGCCACAGCGCCGCGATCGGCGACCAGAATGTCGCCGACGCGCGCCTCTACGCGGCGCATGCCGCGCGCTTCCTCGCCCTGCGCTGCAAGACGCTGGGGCGGGACTGCGCGACGCACGTGACGGCGATCTTCGTCGGCTGGCGCGGCGCCCGCGTCGACGAGCCGGCGCTGAAGCAGGCGTTCGGCGACAGCCTCGGCGGCGTGTTCGGCAGCGTCGCCGCCGGCTCGACGCTGTTCGACCGCAAGCCGGTCGCCGAGGCGATCGCGCCCGCCGCGGTCTCGGCGCTGCGCTCGATCGAGGGCGTGCTCGCGGCAGGCGACCCGCGCAACCGGATGATCGTCATCGGCCACAGCCTCGGCGGCGACATGCTGGCCACCGGGCTCAAGGACGACCTTCTGCGCGCGGTCGACCGGCACCAGGCCGGCACCCCAATGCGGCCGGTGCTCGGCAGCCTGGTCGTGCTGGTGAACCCCGCCGCCGAAGCGCGCAAGTGGACCGATATCCAGCGCGAGATTTTTGTGCGCGAGGCGGAGCTCGGGCGGCGGCCCGCGCCGCAGCAGCCGGGCGACCCGGTCACCGGCTTCTTCCCAGCCCTGCAGCGGCCCTCCGTCGTCTCGGTCACGTCGGCGCTCTCCTTCCCGCCGGGCGGCCTGCGGCCTGGCGACTGCGCGTGGATCGGCCTCGACGTCGACGACCAGTTCAAGCGGGCGCGCGAGCTGATCCGCATCGGGCTCGCGCACACCGACGACATGTTCACGACCGGCGTCGACTACGACTTCGCGACGCACGACCTGTTCCCGACCTTCAAGCTCGACTTCCGGCCGGCCGCCGCCTACCTCGACCGCGTCGCGGCGCGGCTCGAGCACCGCCAGCCGAGCGGCGAGAGCTGCAAGGCCTATCCGCCGCCGGGCGCCGCGGCGGCGCTGACAACCCTGCCGATCCGCGCTTTGTCGTCGCTCGCCGCGACGCTGCCGTTCCAGGCCTCGGCGGTCGAGGACACGCACACGATCGGCAACCTCGATCCGCCGCGCCCGCCCGCCGGCGTGCTCGCCGACGCGGTGCCCTCGGCGGCACCGTTCGGCACGACCCACGAGATGCTTGGGCTCCAAACCTTCGGCGCCGAGCACCACAATCCCTATGCCACCCTCGCCGACGCGCCGCTCGACTGCCCGGCGACGGACGGCTGGCTGGTGCGCGCCCGCGCGGCGCGGGCCGACCAGGACGGCCTCTTCTGGGACAGCGCCAGCCTCGCGCCGACGGCGGCCGGGGGCGCGGGGCAGGGCATGCCGGCGGTGCGTATCCTGCACGGCCTGCCGCTCGCCGGCAGCGCGCCGATCACCGGCGCGAACGACCCGTTCTGGAACATCCGCGCCTTCGACAACGCGCTGTCGCGCCACGACGGCTACCGGCTGTCGTCCTTCATCTGCGCGATCAACGCGCTCGTCATGGACGACATCACGCCGGACCGGCCGGCCTTGCGCGTGATGTCGAGCCCGGCGCACCAGCCGGGCTCCGCCGTGCTTAACTGA
- the recA gene encoding DNA strand exchange and recombination protein with protease and nuclease activity (ID:RHAL1_00582;~source:Prodigal:2.6), producing MTNANLRLVEGTSVDKTKALDAALSQIERSFGKGSIMRLGKNQKAVEIETVSTGSLGLDIALGVGGLPRGRVVEIYGPESSGKTTLTLHVIAEAQKKGGVCAFIDAEHALDPVYARKLGVNLEDLLISQPDTGEQALEITDTLVRSGAVDVLVIDSVAALTPRAEIDGEMGDSQPGLQARLMSQALRKLTASISRSQTMVIFINQIRMKIGVMYGSPETTTGGNALKFYASVRLDIRRIGSIKDREEVTGNQTRVKVVKNKVAPPFKQVEFDIMYGEGVSKMGELVDLGVKAGVVEKSGAWFSFDSQRLGQGRENAKAFLKANPPMAERIERAIRENSGLIADRILDTAEGGEDEE from the coding sequence ATGACGAACGCCAATCTCCGCCTCGTGGAAGGGACCTCCGTGGACAAGACCAAGGCGCTCGATGCGGCGCTGTCGCAGATCGAGCGGAGCTTCGGCAAGGGCTCGATCATGCGCCTGGGCAAGAACCAGAAGGCGGTCGAGATCGAGACCGTGTCCACGGGCTCGCTCGGGCTCGACATCGCGCTCGGCGTCGGCGGCCTGCCGCGCGGGCGCGTCGTCGAGATCTACGGGCCGGAATCGTCAGGCAAGACCACGCTCACGCTGCACGTCATCGCCGAGGCCCAGAAGAAGGGCGGCGTCTGCGCCTTCATCGACGCCGAGCACGCGCTCGACCCCGTCTACGCCCGCAAGCTCGGCGTCAACCTCGAGGACCTGCTCATCTCGCAGCCCGACACCGGCGAGCAGGCGCTCGAGATCACCGACACGCTGGTGCGCTCGGGCGCCGTCGACGTGCTTGTCATCGACTCGGTCGCAGCCCTCACGCCCCGTGCGGAAATCGACGGCGAGATGGGCGACAGCCAGCCCGGCCTGCAGGCGCGGCTGATGAGCCAGGCGCTGCGCAAGCTCACCGCCTCGATCTCGCGCTCGCAGACGATGGTCATCTTCATCAACCAGATCCGCATGAAGATCGGCGTCATGTACGGCTCGCCCGAGACCACGACGGGCGGCAACGCGCTGAAGTTCTACGCCTCGGTGCGTCTCGACATCCGCCGCATCGGCTCGATCAAGGACCGCGAGGAGGTCACCGGCAACCAGACCCGCGTCAAGGTCGTCAAGAACAAGGTGGCGCCGCCGTTCAAGCAGGTCGAGTTCGACATCATGTACGGCGAGGGCGTCTCGAAGATGGGCGAGCTCGTCGACCTCGGCGTCAAGGCCGGCGTGGTCGAGAAGTCGGGCGCCTGGTTCTCCTTCGATTCGCAGCGCCTCGGCCAGGGCCGCGAGAACGCCAAGGCGTTCCTCAAGGCCAACCCGCCGATGGCAGAACGCATCGAGCGGGCGATCCGCGAGAACTCCGGCCTCATCGCCGACCGCATCCTCGACACCGCCGAAGGCGGCGAGGACGAGGAGTAG
- a CDS encoding protein of unknown function (ID:RHAL1_00583;~source:Prodigal:2.6), which translates to MQDEWRPIASVPDGAPVDVFYRNPTFERPVEGVLSMARRTRGFWVDARGAGVPSKFVVSWRHAGVAAALHDAYRKTSLGSREPSDLR; encoded by the coding sequence ATGCAGGACGAGTGGCGCCCGATCGCAAGTGTGCCGGATGGTGCGCCGGTCGATGTCTTCTACAGGAACCCGACGTTCGAGCGGCCTGTCGAGGGCGTGCTTTCGATGGCGCGGCGCACGCGCGGCTTTTGGGTCGACGCGCGCGGCGCGGGCGTTCCGTCGAAGTTCGTGGTGTCGTGGCGTCACGCCGGCGTGGCCGCCGCGCTGCATGACGCCTACCGGAAGACCAGCCTCGGTTCGCGAGAGCCGAGCGACCTGCGCTAG
- the argB gene encoding Acetylglutamate kinase (ID:RHAL1_00584;~source:Prodigal:2.6): MTPLPTDPQLQAQILTQALPHMLRYDDATVVVKYGGHAMGDEAKAREFARDIVLLEQSGINPVVVHGGGPQIGAMLAKLGIQSQFAGGLRVTDKPTVEIVEMVLAGAINKQIVGMINAEGGHALGLCGKDGNMVIARKADGPIDAEGHDIDLGYVGEPSRVSTMVLDQLLGRELIPVLAPVCMGEDGQTYNVNADTFAGAIAGALRAKRLLFLTDVPGVLDADKKLIEQLSADEIRTLIAEGVITGGMIPKVQTCLYAIEQGVEGVVILDGKQPHSVLVELLTDGGAGTLITR; encoded by the coding sequence ATGACCCCGCTTCCGACCGATCCGCAGCTGCAGGCGCAGATCCTCACCCAGGCGCTGCCGCACATGCTGCGCTACGACGACGCGACCGTCGTCGTGAAGTACGGCGGCCATGCGATGGGCGACGAGGCGAAGGCGCGCGAGTTCGCGCGCGACATCGTGCTGCTCGAGCAGTCCGGCATCAACCCGGTGGTGGTGCACGGCGGCGGCCCGCAGATCGGCGCGATGCTGGCGAAGCTCGGCATCCAGTCGCAGTTCGCCGGCGGCCTGCGCGTCACCGACAAGCCGACCGTCGAGATCGTCGAGATGGTCCTCGCCGGCGCCATCAACAAGCAGATCGTCGGCATGATCAACGCCGAGGGCGGCCATGCGCTCGGCCTCTGCGGCAAGGACGGCAACATGGTCATCGCCCGCAAGGCGGACGGGCCGATCGATGCCGAGGGCCACGACATCGACCTCGGCTACGTCGGCGAGCCGTCGCGCGTCTCCACCATGGTGCTCGACCAGCTGCTCGGCCGCGAGCTGATCCCGGTGCTGGCCCCCGTCTGCATGGGCGAGGACGGCCAGACCTACAACGTCAACGCCGATACGTTTGCCGGCGCCATCGCCGGGGCGCTGCGCGCCAAGCGCCTGCTCTTCCTCACCGACGTGCCGGGCGTGCTCGACGCCGACAAGAAGCTGATCGAGCAGCTCTCCGCCGACGAGATCCGCACGCTGATCGCGGAAGGGGTGATCACCGGCGGCATGATCCCCAAGGTGCAGACCTGCCTCTATGCGATCGAGCAGGGGGTCGAGGGCGTCGTCATCCTCGACGGCAAGCAGCCGCACTCCGTGCTGGTCGAGCTTCTGACCGACGGCGGCGCCGGCACGCTGATCACCAGGTGA
- a CDS encoding Pyrimidine 5'-nucleotidase (ID:RHAL1_00585;~source:Prodigal:2.6) — MTAGTPADARRPVAPAAFAQVDTWVFDLDNTLYPAGSDLWPKIDQRITLWIMARYGLDGLSARALQKFYYERYGTSLRGLMETDAIDAESFLRFVHDIDRSSIAADAPLAAAIAALPGRRLILTNGSRFHALATAEALGLAGLFEDVFDIVSGDLLPKPEPAVYERFLARHGVDPTRAVMLEDIPRNLVVPKALGMITVLVVPKPGDLDPREAFEIVSEAVPAHIDYVTSDLAGFLRAAVA, encoded by the coding sequence GTGACCGCAGGGACGCCGGCCGACGCCCGGCGCCCGGTCGCGCCGGCCGCCTTCGCGCAGGTCGACACCTGGGTGTTCGATCTCGACAACACGCTCTATCCCGCCGGCTCCGACCTGTGGCCGAAGATCGACCAGCGCATCACGCTGTGGATCATGGCGCGCTACGGGCTCGACGGGCTGTCGGCGCGCGCGCTGCAGAAGTTCTACTACGAACGCTACGGCACGAGCCTGCGCGGCCTCATGGAGACCGACGCCATCGACGCCGAGTCGTTCCTGCGCTTCGTGCACGACATCGACCGCTCGTCGATCGCGGCGGATGCGCCGCTCGCCGCCGCCATCGCCGCACTGCCGGGCCGCAGGCTGATCCTCACCAACGGCTCGCGCTTCCATGCGCTGGCGACCGCCGAGGCGCTGGGTCTCGCGGGCCTCTTCGAGGACGTGTTCGACATCGTCTCGGGCGACCTGCTGCCGAAGCCGGAGCCCGCGGTCTACGAGCGCTTCCTCGCCCGCCACGGCGTCGATCCGACGCGCGCGGTGATGCTCGAGGATATCCCGCGCAACCTCGTCGTGCCGAAGGCGCTCGGCATGATCACGGTGCTCGTGGTGCCGAAGCCGGGCGACCTCGACCCGCGCGAGGCCTTCGAGATCGTCAGCGAGGCCGTGCCGGCGCACATCGACTACGTGACGAGCGACCTCGCCGGCTTTTTGCGCGCGGCGGTGGCGTGA
- a CDS encoding MFS transporter, DHA2 family, methylenomycin A resistance protein (ID:RHAL1_00586;~source:Prodigal:2.6), translating into MDTQAPRAKSSTVRWTTLATSFGFALVQLDVTIVNVALPRIGESLRNGTAGLQWVVDAYALVFAALLLTAGYLGDRFGARKVYLGGLALFALASLACGLAPGAAALIAGRILQGVGAAAMLPASLTLLNHAAGHDAKLRAQAVGWWTAAGSITIAAGPVVGGLVLAVASWRMIFLVNLPVCLLGAVLTLRVPETERRPGGRGFDVLGQILGIVALAALVGAVTEAKPLGIGDPRVLALFAAGVAAGLGFVVAESRVAAPMLPLKLFRAPGFAVCVVYGMVANLTYYGIVFVLSLYLQQGLGYSPAKAGLAFLPLTATFFVVNVASGTLVGRFGSRLPMVGGALCDALGFALLLTLGAHSAFAALVVPFVLMPAGMGTGVPAMTTAVLAGVDKALSGVASATLNAARQAGGAMGVALFGALAGEGHVVAGLHASAMSAVALLVAIAIAAAILVPRRR; encoded by the coding sequence GTGGACACGCAGGCGCCTCGCGCCAAAAGCTCGACCGTGCGCTGGACGACGCTGGCGACCAGCTTCGGCTTCGCGCTCGTCCAGCTCGACGTCACCATCGTCAACGTCGCCCTGCCGCGCATCGGCGAAAGCCTGCGCAACGGGACGGCCGGGCTGCAGTGGGTGGTCGACGCCTACGCGCTCGTCTTCGCGGCGCTGCTGCTGACGGCGGGCTACCTCGGCGACCGTTTCGGCGCGCGGAAGGTCTATCTCGGCGGCCTGGCGCTGTTCGCTCTCGCCTCGCTCGCCTGCGGTCTGGCGCCCGGCGCCGCAGCCCTGATCGCCGGCCGCATCCTGCAGGGCGTCGGCGCGGCGGCGATGCTGCCGGCGTCGCTGACGCTGCTCAACCATGCCGCCGGTCACGATGCGAAGCTGAGGGCGCAGGCCGTCGGCTGGTGGACGGCGGCCGGCAGCATCACCATCGCCGCCGGCCCGGTCGTCGGTGGCCTCGTCCTCGCGGTGGCGAGCTGGCGCATGATCTTCCTCGTCAACCTGCCGGTCTGCCTTCTCGGCGCGGTGCTGACGCTGCGGGTGCCGGAGACGGAGCGCCGGCCGGGCGGTCGCGGCTTCGATGTCCTCGGGCAGATCCTCGGCATCGTCGCGCTGGCGGCGCTGGTCGGCGCGGTGACCGAGGCCAAGCCGCTCGGCATCGGCGATCCGCGGGTGCTGGCGCTGTTCGCCGCGGGCGTCGCCGCCGGCCTCGGCTTCGTCGTCGCGGAATCGCGCGTCGCGGCGCCGATGCTGCCGCTGAAGCTTTTTCGCGCGCCGGGGTTCGCCGTCTGCGTCGTCTACGGCATGGTGGCGAACCTCACCTACTACGGCATCGTCTTCGTCCTCAGCCTCTACCTGCAGCAGGGGCTCGGCTACAGCCCGGCGAAGGCCGGTCTCGCCTTCCTGCCGCTCACCGCCACCTTCTTCGTCGTCAACGTGGCGAGCGGCACGCTGGTCGGCCGCTTCGGCTCGCGGCTGCCGATGGTCGGCGGCGCGCTCTGCGATGCGCTCGGCTTTGCGCTGCTGCTGACGCTCGGCGCGCACTCTGCCTTCGCCGCGCTCGTCGTGCCGTTCGTGCTGATGCCGGCCGGCATGGGCACCGGCGTGCCGGCGATGACGACGGCGGTGCTCGCCGGCGTCGACAAGGCGCTGTCCGGCGTCGCCTCCGCCACGCTGAATGCGGCGCGCCAGGCCGGCGGGGCGATGGGCGTCGCGCTGTTCGGGGCGCTGGCCGGGGAGGGGCACGTCGTGGCGGGGCTGCACGCCTCGGCGATGTCGGCGGTGGCGCTCCTCGTGGCGATCGCCATCGCCGCGGCGATCCTGGTGCCGCGGCGGCGCTGA